From a region of the Candidatus Bathyarchaeia archaeon genome:
- a CDS encoding pyrimidine dimer DNA glycosylase/endonuclease V, whose translation MRLWSLHPKYLDRIGLVALWREGLLAKKVLEGKTKGYRTHPELTRFRRYEDSIALINSYLYEVYLEATRRGYAFNRSKITPLKLIGVVTVTRGQLANEFTHLLGKLERRDPVKFEEVSRMHVWSLEANPIFKVLERDVEE comes from the coding sequence ATGAGGTTATGGTCTCTTCATCCCAAGTATTTAGATCGGATAGGGTTGGTCGCGTTGTGGAGGGAGGGGCTTCTGGCGAAGAAAGTGCTTGAGGGAAAGACTAAAGGTTATAGGACTCATCCGGAACTAACGAGATTCAGAAGATACGAGGATTCGATCGCGCTCATTAACTCTTATCTCTATGAGGTGTACCTTGAGGCCACAAGAAGAGGATACGCTTTTAACCGCTCTAAAATTACTCCTTTAAAGCTTATAGGAGTCGTTACTGTTACAAGAGGTCAGCTGGCGAATGAATTCACGCATCTTTTGGGAAAGTTGGAGAGAAGGGATCCTGTGAAATTCGAGGAGGTCAGCAGGATGCATGTCTGGTCTCTGGAAGCCAACCCGATTTTCAAAGTTTTGGAAAGAGATGTCGAAGAGTAA
- a CDS encoding biotin/lipoate A/B protein ligase family protein, translating into MGSQWSVIPLDVNDAYTNMAIDEALLKLRARNKVPNVLRFYRWRPSAVSIGYFQSMMDEVDVEACRRMGVDFTRRVTGGGAVFHDYEGEITYSVIVKEDDPAIPRDVLESYRTIGGGIVEALAALGLKAEFSGVNDITVNGRKLSGNAQTRREGVILQHGTILLDLNVSKMFQALRVSGKKLEDKPIKLVEERVTSIRRELGFKPEFGNVEEALKAGFEKRLRIRLNPSTLGDEVLSYAEQLREKYRNPEWLFMR; encoded by the coding sequence ATGGGGAGTCAATGGAGCGTTATTCCCCTAGACGTCAACGATGCCTACACTAATATGGCTATAGATGAGGCCCTGTTGAAGCTGAGGGCTCGAAACAAAGTTCCTAACGTTTTGAGGTTTTACAGGTGGAGACCCTCAGCTGTTTCCATTGGGTATTTCCAGTCAATGATGGATGAGGTTGATGTGGAGGCATGTCGTAGGATGGGGGTTGATTTTACAAGGAGAGTCACTGGTGGAGGTGCCGTATTCCACGACTATGAGGGGGAGATTACTTACAGCGTCATCGTAAAGGAGGATGACCCAGCCATTCCTAGGGATGTGCTGGAATCTTACAGGACGATTGGAGGAGGAATCGTGGAGGCGTTGGCGGCGCTGGGCTTAAAGGCTGAGTTCTCAGGTGTCAACGACATAACGGTGAATGGGAGAAAGCTGTCTGGAAACGCTCAGACAAGGAGGGAGGGGGTTATCTTGCAACATGGAACGATACTGCTAGATTTGAATGTTTCGAAGATGTTTCAAGCCTTAAGGGTGAGCGGTAAAAAGTTGGAGGATAAGCCGATCAAATTGGTGGAGGAAAGGGTTACCTCGATTAGAAGGGAGCTGGGGTTTAAACCGGAGTTCGGAAATGTGGAGGAGGCTTTAAAAGCTGGGTTTGAAAAACGTCTAAGGATAAGGCTAAACCCCTCCACGCTTGGGGATGAGGTTTTGAGCTACGCTGAGCAGCTGAGAGAAAAGTATAGGAATCCTGAATGGCTTTTCATGAGGTGA
- a CDS encoding lipoate protein ligase C-terminal domain-containing protein, with the protein MRAELKAKGGKLLKVECSVENDVVKDVKFTGDFFLTPEESIFRLEELLKETPAIEEEITRKVETFFRTERVTLIGLSPTHFVEAIFSALKTKL; encoded by the coding sequence GTGAGGGCGGAGTTGAAGGCGAAGGGAGGCAAGCTCTTGAAGGTTGAATGCTCAGTAGAGAACGACGTCGTCAAGGATGTTAAGTTTACAGGCGACTTCTTCCTCACGCCAGAGGAGAGCATATTCCGCCTAGAGGAACTTTTGAAGGAGACGCCTGCAATTGAGGAGGAGATAACCCGTAAAGTTGAGACGTTTTTCAGAACAGAAAGGGTGACGCTGATAGGGCTCAGCCCGACACACTTCGTCGAGGCGATTTTTTCTGCCTTAAAAACGAAACTCTAA
- a CDS encoding GDP-mannose 4,6-dehydratase codes for MSQGFHRLLVTGGAGFVGSHLTRQLLGEGFEVTVIDDLSYGDIRNIQEMKGNKNFTFVKGDIRNLRLLKKICGDVDAVFHEAALVSVPLSVDQPRLVNDVNVNGTLALLEAACRGPVRKIVLASSCAVYGDPAALPCSEESPTYPKSLYGATKLAAELYGKVYSEVQGIPTVVLRYFNVYGPSWSRSGEETVVRSFITRLMDGKPPIVHGDGSQTRDFVYIRDVVRANLNALVYNGKPYSVFNVGTGKPTRIIDLAYKVIQVFGLKGLEPIFHESRIGDIEHSYADVGRSLKELGYTPTISLEEGLKMTVEWYKGRRLNS; via the coding sequence TTGAGTCAGGGTTTCCATAGGTTGCTCGTCACAGGTGGGGCTGGGTTCGTTGGAAGCCATTTAACGCGTCAACTATTAGGAGAAGGGTTTGAGGTAACGGTCATAGATGACCTCTCCTACGGAGACATTAGAAACATTCAGGAAATGAAAGGGAACAAAAACTTCACGTTTGTGAAAGGGGATATAAGAAACCTCCGCTTGCTAAAGAAAATATGTGGAGACGTAGACGCGGTTTTTCACGAAGCCGCCCTAGTCAGCGTCCCCCTCTCAGTGGATCAGCCTCGACTGGTTAACGACGTGAACGTCAATGGAACGCTGGCCCTCCTCGAAGCGGCGTGTCGTGGTCCTGTGAGGAAAATTGTGTTAGCTTCAAGCTGCGCGGTGTACGGTGATCCAGCGGCCCTGCCGTGTAGCGAGGAATCTCCAACCTATCCGAAATCTCTTTACGGAGCTACAAAGCTGGCCGCGGAGCTTTATGGTAAAGTATACTCGGAGGTTCAAGGCATTCCAACCGTGGTGCTCAGATACTTTAATGTTTATGGGCCTAGCTGGAGTCGAAGCGGTGAGGAAACCGTGGTGAGAAGCTTCATCACCAGATTGATGGATGGGAAGCCGCCCATTGTTCACGGAGACGGGTCGCAGACAAGGGATTTCGTTTACATAAGAGATGTGGTGAGGGCGAATCTAAACGCTCTAGTTTACAACGGCAAACCCTACAGTGTATTCAATGTGGGAACAGGTAAGCCCACGCGGATAATCGACTTAGCGTATAAGGTGATTCAGGTCTTCGGCCTTAAGGGACTGGAACCCATCTTCCATGAATCGAGGATAGGGGATATAGAGCACAGCTACGCCGACGTTGGGAGATCTCTAAAGGAGCTGGGATACACGCCCACCATCTCCTTAGAGGAAGGCTTAAAGATGACTGTTGAATGGTATAAGGGGCGCAGATTGAATAGTTAA
- a CDS encoding glycosyltransferase: MKMCYVSTFEVERSIRGLKISKALSCDLMGCPSKIQRYTLYPLKVFLKLLKGNYGLVIVNNIPVHLIIPCLLASKIRRFKVLVDFVNLWSVAVKSKYPLLWRLAHILEAVLYRGVSYGIAINEALSGAVLTLGVDKVTVIYDAAEEDVFTPGYSDVPRIIAVANLRWDEGLDLLLLALRKLKDRGLSFQCVIIGDGEEKHRLKRMRDDLGLFEVKFLGWVPYGEVPRHMRMCSVGVAPVRAVSPYMLPIKIFEMLSSGLAVVASDIVNIRAIVEHGKNGLLFQPGNHEALAAQLEKLLVDKVLLRRLQHNARETVESRFSWRYQAEKLKRYVMEAVIGKAEAG; this comes from the coding sequence ATGAAGATGTGCTATGTTTCAACCTTTGAGGTGGAGAGGAGCATTCGGGGTTTAAAGATCTCCAAAGCCTTGAGCTGCGACCTGATGGGTTGTCCATCGAAGATTCAGCGTTACACCCTTTATCCTCTAAAGGTTTTCCTGAAACTACTCAAGGGAAACTACGGGTTAGTGATCGTTAATAATATTCCGGTGCACTTGATAATTCCATGTTTGCTCGCCTCAAAGATAAGGCGGTTTAAGGTGTTGGTTGACTTCGTCAACCTCTGGTCGGTCGCCGTGAAATCTAAGTATCCATTGCTGTGGAGGCTTGCCCACATCTTGGAGGCGGTTCTCTACCGAGGAGTAAGCTATGGGATAGCCATAAACGAAGCGCTTTCAGGGGCTGTTTTAACCCTCGGCGTGGACAAGGTTACCGTGATATACGACGCCGCCGAAGAGGATGTGTTTACCCCAGGATACAGCGACGTCCCACGCATTATCGCTGTCGCCAACCTAAGGTGGGATGAGGGCCTCGACCTTTTACTATTAGCGTTAAGGAAGCTTAAGGATAGGGGGCTATCTTTTCAATGCGTAATAATCGGTGATGGTGAGGAAAAGCATAGGCTTAAACGTATGCGTGATGATCTGGGCCTATTTGAAGTGAAATTCCTAGGTTGGGTGCCTTACGGTGAGGTTCCGAGACATATGAGGATGTGCAGCGTTGGTGTAGCTCCAGTTAGGGCTGTCAGCCCATACATGTTGCCCATCAAAATATTCGAGATGTTGAGCTCAGGGTTGGCGGTGGTCGCCTCGGACATAGTGAACATCAGGGCGATCGTCGAGCATGGTAAGAATGGGCTACTCTTTCAACCAGGTAACCATGAAGCGCTTGCGGCTCAGCTGGAAAAACTGTTGGTGGATAAGGTTTTGTTGAGGAGACTTCAACACAACGCTAGGGAGACGGTTGAGTCAAGGTTTTCATGGCGCTATCAGGCTGAAAAACTGAAAAGGTATGTGATGGAAGCAGTTATTGGAAAGGCTGAGGCGGGTTGA
- the fhcD gene encoding formylmethanofuran--tetrahydromethanopterin N-formyltransferase, translated as MILNDVIIENEDFAEAFPMWMSRILITAETENWARIAAQTATGFASSIIMSPCEAGVEGPSAKDTPDARPGVYAQLYHRLGRELKRQMIYRIGQCVLTCPTTAAFDALPNPVKRLKVGWAVRMFGDGYERRERLFDREVWRIPVMEGEFIIEDRFGVRMGVAGGNFIIMANSQRVGLEAAEKAVQAIKTVSGVVLPFPGGVCRSGSKVGSMKYKLGASTNQPYCPKLRTVIPNSHVPEGVESVYEIVYNAVTSKILKEATKRGVKAATEVKGVKKITAVNFGGKLGPIKVNLKEALES; from the coding sequence TTGATCCTCAACGACGTAATAATAGAGAATGAGGATTTCGCCGAAGCCTTCCCAATGTGGATGTCCCGTATTCTGATCACCGCGGAGACTGAGAATTGGGCTAGGATCGCGGCTCAAACCGCTACTGGCTTCGCCTCCTCCATCATCATGTCTCCATGCGAGGCGGGTGTCGAAGGCCCATCCGCCAAGGATACCCCAGATGCTAGGCCGGGGGTCTACGCGCAACTCTACCACAGGCTGGGAAGGGAGTTGAAAAGGCAGATGATTTACCGCATCGGCCAATGCGTTTTAACCTGCCCCACCACAGCCGCCTTCGACGCCTTACCGAACCCTGTTAAGCGATTGAAGGTAGGATGGGCTGTCAGGATGTTTGGAGACGGATATGAAAGAAGGGAGAGGCTGTTTGATAGGGAGGTGTGGAGGATCCCGGTCATGGAGGGGGAATTCATAATCGAAGACAGGTTTGGGGTGAGAATGGGGGTCGCGGGTGGAAACTTCATCATCATGGCCAATTCCCAGAGAGTGGGGTTAGAGGCGGCTGAGAAGGCTGTTCAAGCCATTAAAACTGTTTCAGGTGTCGTCCTGCCCTTCCCAGGGGGTGTGTGCAGGTCAGGGTCAAAGGTTGGATCAATGAAGTACAAGCTGGGAGCCTCCACAAACCAACCCTACTGCCCTAAGCTAAGGACGGTGATTCCAAACTCCCATGTTCCTGAAGGCGTGGAATCCGTGTACGAAATCGTTTATAACGCTGTCACCTCAAAAATCCTCAAAGAAGCGACCAAAAGAGGCGTTAAAGCGGCTACTGAGGTGAAAGGCGTTAAGAAGATCACAGCCGTAAACTTCGGCGGAAAACTCGGACCAATAAAAGTAAATCTTAAAGAGGCGTTAGAATCCTAG
- a CDS encoding glycosyltransferase, giving the protein MNFMSENSSYNEENLKITIAMTLKNSSHSLEKVLENIVKIDYPKKLIKLVFIDGGSTDNSVKILNNFSLTYTKHYYQIFIDSKPVGITEGRNLCLKEAMGEIILFIDSDVLVPPSTIKSIIEQFKKDSLLAFINVPCLRDRKTWGYLDKLFFDRGETMGMSCAAMRLEALKDVGQYFVGTSAAENALEIMYRFKKKKYNTINAYNITALHLKDSSATIKQYIMVSFLTASKLHLPLLKMRHRKIVLKYLFYIGLIVSSIIAYWSWIPLIFLLIIGGGYHLAKSKGNPLSVFFLIVGIVLVIGVIKEVFASLIKSNKKGCFYE; this is encoded by the coding sequence ATGAATTTCATGAGTGAAAATAGCTCATATAATGAGGAAAATTTAAAGATCACAATAGCTATGACGTTGAAAAATTCGTCCCATTCTTTAGAGAAGGTTTTAGAAAATATAGTGAAAATAGATTATCCAAAAAAGTTAATAAAACTCGTATTCATTGACGGAGGATCTACTGACAATTCAGTTAAGATTTTAAACAATTTCTCATTAACATATACCAAGCATTATTATCAAATTTTTATTGATTCAAAACCTGTAGGAATAACGGAGGGAAGAAACTTATGCCTTAAAGAAGCAATGGGGGAGATTATTCTCTTTATAGATTCCGATGTGCTAGTTCCCCCATCTACCATAAAATCTATTATAGAACAATTTAAAAAAGACAGCCTGTTGGCCTTTATTAACGTACCCTGCCTCCGCGATAGAAAAACATGGGGTTATCTAGATAAGCTTTTTTTTGATAGAGGAGAAACAATGGGTATGAGTTGCGCAGCTATGAGACTTGAGGCATTAAAAGATGTCGGGCAATATTTCGTCGGCACGTCAGCGGCTGAAAACGCATTAGAAATAATGTACAGGTTTAAGAAGAAAAAGTATAACACGATTAATGCCTATAATATTACCGCATTACACTTAAAAGATTCATCCGCGACAATAAAACAATATATTATGGTAAGTTTTTTAACTGCGTCAAAACTTCATCTGCCTCTTCTGAAAATGCGTCATAGAAAAATTGTTTTAAAATATCTTTTTTATATCGGCCTTATCGTTTCATCAATAATAGCCTATTGGTCATGGATTCCTCTAATCTTTCTGCTTATCATAGGGGGCGGATATCATTTAGCTAAATCAAAAGGCAATCCACTAAGCGTTTTTTTCCTTATTGTAGGCATAGTCCTAGTAATCGGCGTTATAAAAGAAGTCTTCGCATCACTTATTAAATCAAATAAAAAGGGATGTTTTTATGAATAA
- a CDS encoding glycosyltransferase: MNKYYVLFYPGHYAKFRIHHRSQEFFQFLRGTKEIKNITIITPEYVDATNLGEYINALFRRFYRPCESKIVDDKIIEVSIKKVAIPRKFRNKILNTLSFIITYVFIDRFDVMLLKMLLRKVMKVINIKRYDAAFFTSYNSRVGIFLKKSNFFNLLIYKDHDLLANKFESDMIKHADLVVSVGEMMSKLRKCEGARQILTVPHGVNRAKIENIKLPSYKYFDSKNLVTLIYAGSIHPNWGLELAIKAVKCLENKWNLKLLIVGPRETNYFTRLLVLIKNLKLENKIQFLPQAPYEQLLKTLKMGCIGLAPYPPSSPAKYAVPLKVKEYCLAGIPVVTTNLGETGQFIKDTGIGIATNYNPEDYAKAIDTLLANKKLYRLKSLAAIKIAKKYDWNELFKMEWRIIKQKLREVSLINNVQQ; encoded by the coding sequence ATGAATAAATATTATGTCTTATTCTACCCTGGTCACTACGCGAAATTTAGAATTCACCATAGATCTCAAGAATTTTTTCAATTTTTACGTGGAACCAAAGAAATAAAAAACATAACAATTATTACCCCTGAATACGTTGACGCCACAAATCTTGGGGAATATATCAACGCCTTATTTCGTAGGTTCTACCGTCCATGCGAATCCAAAATAGTAGATGATAAAATAATAGAAGTTAGTATAAAGAAAGTAGCGATCCCTAGGAAATTCAGGAATAAGATTTTAAACACTCTATCATTCATAATAACTTATGTTTTTATTGACAGATTTGACGTTATGCTTTTAAAGATGCTTTTAAGAAAAGTTATGAAGGTAATAAATATTAAAAGATATGACGCTGCCTTCTTTACAAGTTACAATTCTAGGGTCGGAATTTTTTTAAAGAAATCAAATTTTTTTAATTTATTAATTTATAAAGATCATGATTTATTAGCAAACAAATTCGAATCAGATATGATTAAGCATGCCGACCTTGTTGTAAGCGTTGGTGAAATGATGTCTAAATTAAGAAAATGTGAGGGAGCTCGACAAATTTTAACCGTTCCACATGGTGTAAACCGTGCTAAGATCGAGAATATAAAATTGCCGAGTTATAAATATTTTGATTCAAAAAATTTAGTGACACTGATCTATGCTGGAAGCATCCATCCGAACTGGGGATTAGAATTAGCAATAAAAGCGGTTAAATGTTTAGAAAATAAGTGGAATCTTAAACTATTAATCGTAGGTCCAAGGGAGACAAATTATTTTACTAGACTTTTAGTCCTTATAAAAAATCTAAAATTAGAAAATAAAATTCAATTTCTCCCACAGGCACCATATGAACAGCTTTTGAAAACACTAAAAATGGGGTGCATAGGATTGGCACCGTATCCCCCTTCCTCGCCAGCAAAATACGCTGTTCCCTTAAAAGTTAAAGAATATTGCTTGGCGGGCATACCGGTGGTAACTACTAATCTAGGAGAAACTGGACAGTTTATAAAAGATACTGGAATAGGGATTGCCACGAATTATAATCCAGAGGATTATGCGAAGGCAATAGATACGCTCTTGGCAAATAAGAAATTATATAGACTTAAATCATTAGCGGCTATAAAAATAGCTAAAAAGTATGATTGGAATGAGTTATTTAAAATGGAGTGGAGAATTATAAAACAAAAATTAAGAGAAGTATCGTTAATAAATAATGTCCAACAATAA
- a CDS encoding glycosyltransferase, which yields MELEKIPEGRIDLKAVIVHPYLAVLGGGERVCFYSVKALLDKGWDVALVSQRLDEQFVEDMIGFNVFEEVEHIPYPNFNPLVNRFRAYQRTFHHLMAKKKLNDLHFELKLLTQDVGLNAARADKTVAYIHYPEFFVHLEENPNSFFWKAYYWPLRRYWMSQVRIVDLFIANSNYTRSKILNKWNKDAKVVYPPVETHIFTPSSQKEDKVISVGRITSSKRYENILEIAQEMPELKFLILGLKQDESYFKSLLRRKPSNVCIKTNVTRKLLVEELSSSKLYLHCMHGEHFGISVVEAMAAGCVPIVHDSGGVREIVTPTVGFRYTDLKEAITKIKTALEDEGLYRKLSQNSVKESAKFSVENFKKSLISFISTLG from the coding sequence TTGGAGCTGGAAAAAATTCCCGAAGGTAGAATAGACTTGAAGGCTGTAATAGTTCATCCATACTTAGCTGTGTTAGGTGGCGGTGAGCGAGTATGTTTCTACTCGGTTAAAGCATTGCTTGATAAAGGATGGGACGTCGCATTGGTGAGTCAGAGGCTTGATGAGCAGTTTGTTGAGGATATGATAGGTTTTAATGTGTTTGAAGAGGTTGAACATATACCTTATCCTAATTTTAATCCACTTGTAAACCGGTTTCGAGCATATCAGCGAACCTTTCATCACCTTATGGCTAAAAAGAAACTTAATGACCTTCACTTTGAACTTAAATTACTGACACAGGATGTAGGTTTAAATGCCGCACGGGCAGATAAAACTGTAGCTTATATACATTACCCTGAATTTTTCGTTCATTTAGAGGAAAATCCGAATTCTTTCTTCTGGAAAGCTTACTACTGGCCATTACGCCGGTATTGGATGTCTCAAGTTCGCATCGTAGATCTATTCATAGCCAACAGTAACTATACACGTAGTAAAATTTTAAATAAATGGAATAAAGATGCGAAAGTCGTATACCCTCCCGTTGAAACTCATATTTTTACACCTTCTTCTCAGAAGGAAGATAAGGTGATAAGTGTAGGGAGAATTACGTCTAGTAAAAGATATGAAAACATCTTAGAGATAGCGCAAGAGATGCCCGAATTAAAGTTCTTGATTCTCGGATTAAAACAAGATGAAAGTTATTTTAAAAGCCTGTTGAGGCGAAAACCCAGTAACGTTTGCATCAAAACCAACGTAACTAGGAAGTTGCTGGTGGAAGAGCTGAGCTCCTCCAAGCTGTATTTGCATTGTATGCATGGAGAGCATTTTGGAATATCAGTCGTCGAGGCCATGGCTGCAGGGTGTGTGCCCATAGTCCACGACAGTGGAGGAGTCAGGGAAATAGTTACCCCCACGGTGGGGTTTCGCTACACGGACTTAAAGGAAGCCATTACCAAGATTAAAACGGCATTGGAGGATGAAGGCCTTTATAGAAAGCTTAGTCAAAATTCCGTTAAAGAATCTGCAAAATTCAGCGTTGAGAACTTCAAGAAGTCATTGATTTCATTCATCTCGACTCTCGGTTAA
- a CDS encoding NAD(P)H-hydrate dehydratase encodes MIRNYEAVNSETARLIDLNADYLGVSDRQLMENAGRAVAEEIAHRFPVGSEVVVYAGIGRNGGDGLVAARHLACRGFKVKVLLLGSGERIRDNLTWLNYQAVRNMRFTVELVEVRDSRELKPVKADVIVDSLLGTGVKGVLREPMLTAVKTLNDSEGFKVSVDVPSGVDSDTGQVLGEAVKADLTLTFHRLKIGLKEASSFCGELKVVDIGIPPEAEFTAGPGDLALVARARSPESHKGDFGRLLVIGGSEVYTGAPALAALAALRVGVDLAYVAAPEETAKTISSFTPDLITIKMEGKYLTYRNLGQLYPFLERASAIAVGSGLGDREETYEFAKKVIEVASDKVKPMVVDADAIAAFRDTGIKDRREVVVTPHAGEFQKLTGRMPSGNLLERVENVKEAATRFASVILLKGSVDVISDGVRVKLNYTGNPGMTVGGTGDVLTGVVASFLAQGYPAFESAVAGAYVNGLAGDLAYQEKGYQLTASDLVDRLPAIMMNPAEAHKAIKAS; translated from the coding sequence TTGATTAGAAACTATGAGGCAGTCAACTCTGAAACCGCTCGGCTCATCGACTTGAACGCAGATTATTTAGGGGTATCGGATAGACAGTTGATGGAAAATGCAGGTAGGGCTGTGGCTGAAGAAATCGCCCATCGTTTCCCCGTTGGCTCTGAGGTGGTGGTTTACGCTGGCATTGGTAGGAATGGCGGGGATGGCTTGGTAGCGGCTCGACATCTGGCTTGCAGGGGGTTTAAGGTTAAAGTATTGTTGCTCGGGTCAGGGGAGAGGATAAGGGACAACCTGACGTGGCTTAACTATCAAGCCGTTCGGAATATGCGTTTCACTGTGGAGTTGGTGGAGGTGAGGGATTCAAGGGAATTGAAGCCCGTTAAAGCGGATGTAATCGTCGACAGCCTTCTAGGCACTGGGGTGAAAGGAGTTTTAAGGGAGCCTATGTTGACGGCGGTTAAGACCTTGAACGACTCGGAGGGCTTTAAGGTGTCGGTTGATGTTCCATCAGGAGTGGACTCGGATACCGGCCAGGTGCTGGGGGAGGCCGTTAAAGCTGATTTAACGTTGACCTTTCACCGGTTGAAGATAGGCTTGAAAGAAGCGTCGTCGTTCTGTGGGGAGCTGAAGGTAGTTGATATTGGAATACCCCCTGAAGCCGAGTTCACCGCTGGTCCTGGAGACCTCGCGTTGGTTGCTAGGGCTCGAAGCCCTGAATCCCATAAAGGGGATTTCGGCAGGTTGCTGGTGATCGGTGGAAGCGAAGTATATACTGGTGCTCCAGCTCTGGCGGCGTTGGCGGCGCTCAGGGTTGGAGTCGACCTTGCCTACGTTGCGGCTCCTGAGGAAACGGCGAAAACCATATCCTCCTTTACACCGGACCTAATAACGATAAAAATGGAGGGGAAATACCTCACGTACAGAAACCTAGGCCAGCTTTACCCCTTTTTGGAGAGGGCTTCAGCCATCGCGGTTGGGTCCGGTCTCGGAGACAGGGAAGAAACCTACGAATTCGCTAAGAAGGTTATTGAAGTGGCTTCTGACAAAGTTAAGCCTATGGTCGTGGACGCCGACGCCATAGCTGCTTTTCGGGATACAGGGATCAAGGACCGCCGAGAAGTTGTGGTGACCCCGCACGCGGGCGAGTTCCAAAAGTTAACAGGTAGAATGCCCTCCGGAAACCTTTTGGAGCGCGTCGAAAATGTGAAGGAAGCTGCGACACGCTTCGCTTCAGTAATCCTCCTAAAAGGCTCCGTAGATGTGATTTCCGATGGTGTAAGGGTGAAGTTGAACTACACCGGTAACCCAGGCATGACCGTCGGGGGGACAGGTGACGTGTTGACAGGCGTTGTGGCCTCTTTCCTCGCTCAAGGCTACCCAGCTTTCGAATCCGCGGTCGCCGGTGCCTACGTGAACGGCTTGGCGGGAGATCTCGCATACCAGGAGAAAGGCTACCAACTCACCGCCTCAGACCTGGTTGACCGTCTTCCAGCGATCATGATGAACCCAGCTGAAGCCCATAAAGCGATTAAAGCATCTTAA
- a CDS encoding LSM domain-containing protein: MEPSKKPLNLLLKKTNNEVKIKLKNNAEYWGKLIDCDSHMNIILESAKEVRDNSPSINLGHVILRGSNILYVCVSPERAE; the protein is encoded by the coding sequence TTGGAGCCCTCAAAAAAACCGTTAAACCTACTGCTCAAGAAAACTAACAATGAGGTTAAGATCAAGTTGAAGAACAACGCGGAATACTGGGGCAAGTTGATCGACTGCGACAGCCACATGAACATCATTCTTGAATCCGCAAAGGAGGTGAGGGACAACTCCCCGTCAATAAACCTTGGCCACGTAATCCTCAGGGGAAGCAACATCCTCTACGTATGTGTGTCCCCTGAGCGCGCTGAGTGA
- the nucS gene encoding endonuclease NucS, translated as MDERLNLGSENDFITLLKAYLGQKKTILLVGRCEVNYVGRARSTLECGDRVILVKEDGSIIVHRPYGYQPVNWQPPGCVFHVKKLGERCLLKAVRRRPRESLEVTFTHIYMIQGFSLKDEGKFSLHVSEVEMKRALTLKPELLEPGFRVLRPEKPVRPGFVDLYGVDREGRSVVVELKRTAADRPAILQLFKYIESLGGRGAVRGVIAAPCLAKGAQRLIEQMGLEFKRVDPKECAEVLSSTAWRTRSLSDYIDEQTV; from the coding sequence ATGGATGAACGTTTGAACTTGGGCTCGGAAAACGATTTCATAACCCTCCTTAAAGCGTATTTGGGGCAGAAGAAAACCATTCTACTTGTTGGGAGATGCGAGGTAAATTACGTTGGCCGGGCAAGATCCACGTTAGAGTGCGGGGACAGGGTGATTTTGGTTAAGGAGGATGGCTCCATCATCGTCCATAGACCCTACGGTTACCAGCCTGTGAACTGGCAACCTCCTGGATGCGTTTTCCACGTTAAAAAGTTAGGTGAGCGCTGTCTCTTGAAAGCTGTTAGGAGGAGGCCTAGGGAATCATTGGAGGTGACGTTTACCCACATATATATGATTCAGGGATTCAGCCTCAAAGATGAGGGAAAGTTTAGCTTGCATGTATCCGAGGTTGAGATGAAGAGGGCTTTAACCCTGAAACCTGAACTCCTTGAGCCGGGTTTTAGGGTTCTGAGGCCTGAGAAACCTGTCCGCCCGGGTTTCGTAGACCTCTACGGCGTTGACAGAGAAGGACGGAGCGTCGTGGTGGAGTTGAAGAGGACAGCCGCTGACCGCCCAGCCATTCTGCAACTCTTCAAGTACATCGAATCCCTAGGGGGTAGGGGGGCTGTGAGGGGTGTGATCGCGGCGCCATGCCTGGCTAAAGGGGCACAACGCCTCATCGAGCAGATGGGCCTTGAGTTTAAACGCGTAGACCCCAAGGAATGCGCCGAGGTGCTCTCTTCAACAGCTTGGAGGACTCGTTCCCTAAGCGACTACATCGATGAGCAGACTGTTTAA